A portion of the Streptomyces platensis genome contains these proteins:
- a CDS encoding LodA/GoxA family CTQ-dependent oxidase, translated as MDTQIVQVKIHPAIGIARVGNSDKPPFIGPESPDQPPLPAGSYKDSAGKVIRQAARFRVYGYNQAGEAVRELKLGEAGVTEIKWSVHLANKKAAWYQFHLALDIDEAGGLQETQLRRRNFDVRGADRKKLVIDAGRKEIRASLHENAALAGKIMNRAVPLGSITTQTDGRLLVVGGVGKSASYATPEKPISGVANNDTWYDDVSDGPVTAEVTIGGVTKSAGPAWAVVAPPHFAPGVKTVRTLYDVLYDVFVTEHTLPAVQQISYPDHIEPILDRFCQLQWVNHGFATQFGRSGPYDFRDPALRKRLADPGEASRELRRQIYVQMRDYCRDGTSPLPWPWLYGDAMSSGKPTSVRQHIKISGEQDRMLAQWADGHFTTGPPRTGHPDVDTAPVAAQPGLLDRGALENCAADAFHPGCEVTWPMRHKTMYSEPFRILHRTPENPEPDYGDALTVQEALSKTGPLHAQGPGDLTRWMAAPWQCDAASCRSGYQVRSGLGPRYSPYLPTFWPAQVPNHVLKQSDFATVNTPPSGSDDSVREKAFENRAVWLRGLKDTDFNKQRRQMIDDWYKFGIVETREYTVGDGKFPQHIQVESEPGYPPAPDHANLVNIQVPEAGAPQLAGVADAWTGEVPAETVEAMLVQQAIQEVMEATGRDETEIAAGYLEKLDPFHGAQ; from the coding sequence ATGGACACGCAGATAGTCCAGGTCAAAATCCATCCCGCCATCGGCATAGCCCGGGTCGGCAACAGCGACAAACCGCCCTTCATCGGCCCGGAATCCCCGGACCAGCCGCCGCTGCCGGCCGGCTCGTACAAGGACAGCGCCGGGAAGGTCATCCGGCAGGCCGCCCGGTTCCGGGTCTACGGCTACAACCAGGCCGGGGAAGCCGTCCGGGAACTCAAACTGGGCGAGGCGGGGGTCACCGAGATCAAGTGGTCGGTGCACCTGGCCAACAAGAAAGCCGCCTGGTACCAGTTCCATCTCGCGCTCGACATCGATGAGGCCGGCGGCCTTCAGGAGACCCAGCTGCGCCGCCGGAACTTCGACGTCCGGGGAGCCGACCGGAAGAAGCTCGTCATCGACGCCGGCCGCAAGGAGATCCGCGCCTCCCTGCACGAGAACGCCGCCCTCGCCGGGAAGATCATGAACCGGGCGGTCCCCCTGGGATCGATCACCACCCAGACCGACGGCCGGCTGCTGGTCGTCGGCGGCGTCGGCAAGTCGGCCTCCTACGCCACTCCGGAGAAGCCGATCTCCGGTGTCGCCAACAACGACACCTGGTACGACGACGTGTCCGACGGCCCGGTCACGGCGGAGGTCACCATCGGGGGCGTCACCAAGAGCGCCGGCCCGGCCTGGGCCGTGGTCGCCCCGCCGCACTTCGCGCCCGGTGTGAAGACCGTCCGCACCCTTTACGACGTGTTGTACGACGTGTTCGTCACCGAGCACACCCTGCCCGCCGTGCAGCAGATCTCCTACCCGGACCACATCGAACCGATACTGGACCGGTTCTGCCAGCTCCAGTGGGTCAACCACGGCTTCGCCACCCAGTTCGGCCGGTCCGGCCCGTACGACTTCCGCGACCCGGCGCTGCGCAAGCGGCTCGCCGACCCGGGCGAGGCCAGCCGGGAACTCCGCCGGCAGATCTATGTCCAGATGCGTGACTACTGCCGGGACGGGACCTCCCCCCTGCCCTGGCCCTGGCTCTACGGCGACGCCATGTCCAGCGGCAAGCCCACCTCCGTCCGGCAGCACATCAAGATCTCCGGTGAGCAGGACCGGATGCTGGCCCAATGGGCCGACGGCCACTTCACCACCGGCCCGCCCCGTACGGGCCACCCGGACGTCGATACGGCGCCGGTCGCCGCGCAGCCGGGTCTGCTGGACCGGGGCGCGCTGGAGAACTGCGCCGCCGACGCCTTCCACCCGGGCTGCGAGGTCACCTGGCCGATGCGGCACAAGACCATGTACTCCGAGCCGTTCCGCATCCTGCACCGCACACCGGAGAACCCGGAACCCGACTACGGAGACGCGCTCACCGTCCAGGAAGCCCTGAGCAAGACCGGTCCGCTGCACGCACAGGGGCCGGGTGACCTCACCCGCTGGATGGCCGCCCCCTGGCAGTGCGACGCCGCGAGCTGCCGCTCCGGCTACCAGGTTCGGTCCGGGCTCGGCCCCCGCTACAGCCCCTACCTGCCGACCTTCTGGCCCGCCCAGGTGCCCAACCATGTGCTCAAGCAGTCCGACTTCGCGACCGTCAACACCCCGCCGAGCGGCTCCGACGACAGCGTCAGGGAGAAGGCCTTCGAGAACCGGGCGGTCTGGCTGCGCGGCCTGAAGGACACCGACTTCAACAAGCAGCGCCGGCAGATGATCGACGACTGGTACAAGTTCGGCATCGTCGAGACGCGCGAATACACCGTGGGCGACGGCAAGTTCCCGCAGCACATCCAGGTGGAGTCCGAGCCGGGCTATCCGCCGGCCCCCGACCACGCCAACCTCGTCAACATCCAGGTGCCCGAGGCGGGCGCGCCCCAACTGGCGGGTGTGGCCGATGCCTGGACCGGCGAGGTCCCGGCCGAGACCGTCGAGGCGATGCTCGTCCAACAGGCCATCCAGGAAGTCATGGAAGCGACCGGCCGGGACGAGACGGAGATCGCCGCCGGATACCTGGAGAAGCTCGACCCCTTCCACGGCGCCCAGTGA
- a CDS encoding FAD-dependent monooxygenase produces MSPAPAYDVVVAGGGPAGCAAALTLVHAGRTVLLADAGTGPPKAGEALVSMGRLLLADLGVAEPVLGSGHLPCHGNLSAWGSPELHAVDFLQDPYGHGWHLDRPLFDRRLRAAARAAGAEVAEHTAVRSPSRQSDGTWRLALRDRAGGAGDRTVRCRWVVDATGRGAAIAVRAGARRRTGDQLTALHLTLDPAPQTPLDGRSLVESDQDGWWYTALLPSRQRLVAYFTDPDLPVAAARGAERFRQRLLATRHISRRARPHGLTTLRPPRRAAARSAHLDRVHGDGWTAAGDAAAAFDPLSSQGILTALYTGLSAGQAVDARLHGDRAALADYAARVSTARTAYQHGHRAVHAQETRWPDRPFWTRRQRRFHHNPPPMKGETTP; encoded by the coding sequence GTGAGCCCCGCCCCCGCCTACGACGTCGTGGTCGCGGGCGGTGGCCCGGCCGGCTGTGCCGCCGCGCTCACCCTCGTCCACGCCGGCCGGACGGTCCTGCTGGCCGACGCCGGTACCGGTCCGCCCAAGGCCGGTGAGGCGCTGGTGTCCATGGGCCGGCTGCTGCTCGCCGACCTCGGCGTCGCCGAACCGGTCCTGGGCAGCGGCCACTTGCCCTGCCACGGCAACCTGTCCGCCTGGGGCTCGCCGGAACTGCACGCCGTGGACTTCCTCCAGGACCCCTACGGGCACGGCTGGCACCTGGACCGTCCGCTCTTCGACCGCCGGCTGCGCGCCGCCGCCCGCGCGGCGGGCGCCGAGGTCGCCGAGCACACCGCCGTACGGAGCCCCTCCCGGCAGTCGGACGGCACCTGGCGGCTCGCCCTGCGCGACCGGGCCGGCGGGGCCGGGGACCGTACGGTGCGCTGCCGCTGGGTGGTGGACGCCACCGGGCGGGGCGCCGCGATCGCGGTCCGCGCCGGCGCCCGGCGGCGCACCGGAGACCAGCTGACCGCCCTCCACCTCACCCTCGACCCGGCCCCGCAGACCCCCCTCGACGGCCGTTCGCTGGTCGAGTCCGACCAGGATGGCTGGTGGTACACCGCGCTGCTGCCCTCCCGGCAGCGTCTGGTCGCCTACTTCACCGACCCCGATCTGCCCGTCGCCGCCGCGCGCGGAGCCGAGCGGTTCCGCCAACGGCTGCTGGCCACCCGGCACATCTCCCGCCGGGCCCGCCCGCACGGGCTCACCACCCTGCGACCGCCCCGCCGGGCCGCCGCCCGCAGCGCACATCTGGACCGGGTGCACGGCGACGGCTGGACGGCCGCCGGGGACGCGGCGGCCGCCTTCGACCCGCTCAGCTCCCAGGGCATCCTCACCGCCCTCTACACCGGGCTGAGCGCGGGCCAGGCCGTCGACGCCCGGCTGCACGGCGACCGGGCGGCCCTGGCCGACTACGCGGCCAGGGTCAGCACGGCCCGTACCGCCTACCAGCACGGCCACCGCGCCGTGCACGCGCAGGAAACCCGCTGGCCCGACCGGCCCTTCTGGACCCGGCGGCAGCGGCGCTTCCACCACAACCCCCCACCCATGAAAGGCGAGACCACACCATGA
- a CDS encoding SDR family oxidoreductase, with protein MSYDTLAGRTAVVTGAASGMGEATARLLASHGVRVALLARRAERLAELAATIEKAGGQALAVAADVTDAASVDAAAERVHTAYGQVDLVVNAAGVMLPNPVTDGRADEWQRMLDTNVAGALRVIRAFTPDLIAVAEAGRTADLVNISSIGAHIAFPHYAVYGATKAALTYLSQSLRTELGPRDVRVTNIEPGLTDTELADHIDNAELAGQLGGMFDALTGLAADDIADLIAYTTSRARHVNLRQAIVLPTRQA; from the coding sequence ATGTCGTACGACACCCTCGCCGGCCGCACCGCTGTCGTCACCGGAGCCGCCAGCGGTATGGGCGAGGCCACTGCCCGGCTGCTCGCCTCGCACGGTGTGCGGGTGGCGCTGCTCGCCCGCCGGGCCGAGCGGCTGGCGGAGCTGGCCGCCACGATCGAGAAGGCCGGCGGGCAGGCCCTGGCGGTCGCCGCCGATGTCACCGACGCCGCCTCCGTGGATGCGGCGGCCGAGCGGGTGCACACCGCGTACGGTCAGGTCGATCTGGTGGTCAACGCGGCGGGCGTGATGCTGCCGAATCCGGTCACCGACGGCCGCGCCGACGAGTGGCAGCGCATGCTGGACACCAATGTGGCCGGCGCGCTGCGGGTCATCCGGGCGTTCACTCCGGACCTGATCGCGGTGGCGGAGGCGGGCCGGACGGCGGACCTGGTGAACATCTCCTCGATCGGCGCGCATATCGCGTTCCCCCACTACGCGGTGTACGGCGCGACGAAGGCCGCGCTGACCTACCTCTCGCAGTCGCTGCGCACGGAACTGGGCCCGCGTGATGTCCGCGTCACCAATATCGAGCCGGGTCTCACGGACACCGAACTGGCCGACCACATCGACAACGCGGAACTGGCCGGCCAGCTGGGCGGCATGTTCGACGCACTGACCGGATTGGCGGCGGACGACATCGCGGACCTGATCGCCTACACGACGAGCCGCGCCCGCCATGTGAACCTGCGCCAGGCGATCGTGCTGCCGACGCGGCAGGCGTGA
- a CDS encoding helix-turn-helix transcriptional regulator codes for MDISLTGELGDFLRSRRARIRPEEVGLPGHGRRRVPGLRREEVAQLAGVSVDYYIRLEQGRGPSVSDAVLDAIGRVLRLDDTEQQYLRTVARPAARRTAAAGPAPQRVRPGLRLLLDTMEKAPAFVLGRRMDVLAWNALGDAVAGFSQMPAEERNMPRQVFLNPQAHELYPDWPAVAAETVAYLRLDAGNHPRDKRLATLVGELSLGSEDFRRLWADHQVKEKTYGAKRMRHPVVGELTMPYETLTVTGEPDQMLVVYTPEPGSRTADRLTLLASWAASPAV; via the coding sequence ATGGATATATCCCTGACGGGGGAACTCGGCGACTTCCTGCGTTCCCGGCGCGCCCGCATCCGGCCCGAGGAAGTCGGGCTGCCGGGGCACGGACGGCGGCGGGTTCCGGGCCTGCGCCGCGAGGAGGTCGCCCAGCTCGCGGGCGTCAGCGTCGACTACTACATCCGCCTCGAACAGGGCCGCGGCCCCTCCGTCTCGGACGCCGTACTCGACGCCATCGGGCGCGTCCTGCGCCTCGACGACACCGAGCAGCAGTATCTGCGCACGGTGGCCAGGCCCGCCGCCCGCCGCACGGCCGCCGCCGGGCCCGCGCCCCAGCGAGTCCGCCCCGGACTGCGCCTCCTCCTGGACACCATGGAGAAGGCGCCCGCGTTCGTACTCGGCCGCCGGATGGATGTGCTCGCGTGGAACGCCCTGGGCGACGCCGTCGCCGGCTTCTCACAGATGCCGGCCGAGGAGCGCAATATGCCGCGCCAGGTGTTCCTCAACCCGCAGGCACATGAGCTCTATCCGGACTGGCCCGCGGTGGCCGCCGAGACGGTCGCCTATCTGCGCCTGGACGCGGGGAACCACCCACGGGACAAACGACTGGCGACGCTGGTGGGCGAACTCTCGCTGGGCAGCGAGGACTTCCGCCGGCTGTGGGCGGACCACCAGGTCAAGGAGAAGACGTACGGGGCGAAGCGGATGCGGCACCCCGTGGTGGGTGAACTCACCATGCCGTACGAGACGTTGACGGTGACCGGGGAGCCGGATCAGATGCTGGTGGTCTACACGCCGGAACCGGGTTCCCGTACGGCGGACCGCCTGACCCTCCTGGCCAGCTGGGCGGCGAGCCCGGCGGTCTGA